In Blastococcus saxobsidens DD2, the genomic stretch TCGCCCGGCACGGAGGAGATGTCGAGTGCTGCGCCGACTCCCTGGGCGCGCTCGCGCATGCTCGTCAACCCGAACCCCCCGGCGGCCCTGGTGGAGGCGTCGAAGCCCCGGCCATCGTCCCTCACGCTGACCTGCAGCGGTTGCGCGGTGAGCCGGACCTCGATCCGCGACGCCCCGCCGTGACGGACGCCGTTGTGCACGGCCTCGGACACTATGCGAAGAAGGGCCTCCTCCACGGCGGGATCGACCTCCGTCGTCTGGTCCAGACCGGTGACGATCTTGATGTCGTGCCGGTGCGCGAGTTCGTCGACCACCCGCTCGAGGGCGGCCGGGAACGCTTCGCCCACCGGCCGGGTCAGGGCGGAGATGGCGCGTCGGGCCTCGTCGGCAGCCCGCCCGGCCGCGGCGGTGATGCGACGGGCGATGTCGACGTCCTGGTCGGCCGCCAGTCGCTGCGCCTGGGCCCGGATGTAGGTCAGCTCTTGTGCGAGGCCGTCGTGCAGGTCCCGGGCCATGCGGCGCCGGTCCTCGAGGACGGCGGCCCGTGCCCGCACCGCCCAGTACGAACGGATCTCGCGGCTGGCGCCGATGAGCATGAAGACGAAGAAGCCCAGCCGCAGGAGGTCCCCGGTGTAGACGAAATCCGAGTACAGGGAGGGGAAGAGGAGGTAGTGCACCCGCGAGAACGCGGCGAGCACGCATCCCGCACCGACCCAGCGCATGAGCTCATCCCCGCCCCGCAGTGCGCGCCAGGTGAAGGCCACGGCGGCCACCGTGTACAGGACCGCACCGACCGCCTGGGCGACGAGCACCACCGGGTGGGCCACCAGACGGGGCCTGCTGGCGTCGGGCAGCGCAAGCGCCGGATCGACCGTGGGCGGCAGGCCGTCGGCGAGCAGCGTGGCGGCCACGGACACGACCACCACGAGCGCGGCGATCGACATGGCTGCCGACACTGCGTGCCAGCGGCGAACCCGCCGCTCGGCGGGGGCCAGGGCGGCGAGGGTGAGCACGAGGGTGCCCACCAGGCGGATGAGCAGGGCCTGCCACCGGTGGAGCTCGTCACCGGAGGCGAGGGCGACCGCCGACGGGAGAGCGGTGAGCACGAGGTTCGCCGTGGCCACCGTGCACAGCGCGAGGAGCAGGAGCAGGTCCTGCCAGCGCCGGCTCTCCCGGTACCGCCCGTAGATAAGATAAGCAACGAGGAGGGCGATGAGCGCGTTCGTCGTCTCCAGCACCACGTGGAGAGCCGGTGCCGGGTAGGCGAACCGCACGAACGGCAGCACGGCAACGGCCACCGTCGCGACTGCGGCCACCGCGGCGGTCCAGGCGACGAGCGCGACGGCGGGCGGCCGCTCCTCGAACCTCGTCGTGGACATCAGGAGCAAGGTTAGGGGCCTGCTCGGTCCGGTTGGCCGCGGCCACCGGAATCCGGCCCCGTGTCTCACCCGGACGAGGTGGACGTGAACCGTGGGTTGTCGCGCGCTGCGCAGACGAGCCCGCAGCAACCTGCGAACAGCGGCCGGAGACGGATCAGGAGCAGGTGAGGGTATCGGCCGCCACGGCCGCCGTCAGCTGCTGCGCCATGCCCTCCCACTGCTGGTACAGCTCCGGGTAGGCCGAACGCTGCACCGCCTGCGCCACCTCGGTGAGCCGCCCGGCGTCCCAGCCCGGGACTGTCACCAGCCGGTCGTAGAACTGACCGGCGGCGTAGACGGGGTCCCGTACCTGCTCCGATGTTCCCCAGCCCTGCGAGGGGCGCTGCTGGAACAGCCCGAGGGAGTCGCGATCGCCGTAGTCGAGGTTGCGCAGCCGCGACTCCTGCTGCGCGGTGGCCAGCGCGATCACGACCGCGCGGTCGGGCAGGCCCCGGTCACGCCCGACCTGCGCGATCGTGGCGGCGTTCATCGCCTGTTCGGCGGTGACGGCGACCGAGCCGTCAGGAACCGTGCAGGTGCCGGTCGCCGCGGCGATCGGGTTCTCCTCGGCGCCCCGGGCGACACCGGCGAACACGGCCGCGGCCACCAGCAGCGCCGGCCACCAGCGGGCGACGCCGTGGGCTCCGGGCGACCGGCGAGCGCGGGTCGCCGGCCGACCGGCCGGTGGCCGCCGCCGGCCGGCTCCATGGGTGCCGCTCCGGCGGGTGTCGTTGCGGCGGGCGGCCGACCGCGCGCGAGTGGTGCTGCGCGCCCGGGCTGTGGCAGGGCGCGTCGCGGTGCGGGGGCTGCTCATCACGCCAGACTCTAGGTGCCGTTCCTGGCCACTCCCCTGGAACGCCCGCCCGTGGGGGGAGTGCTGCTCCTTCAGTTCGCGTGCAGCTCCGCGTTCAGCGCGCCCCAGGTGCCCTTGCGGACGACGACCTCCAGCGCGCCGCTGACGCTGTTGCGCCGGAAGAGCAGCCCATCGCGGCCGGACAGCTCGCGGGCCTTGACCACCGAGCCGTCGGGCAGCGTGACCCGCGAGCCGCCGGTGACGTAGCACCCGGCCTCGACGACGCAGTCGTCGCCGAGCGAGATGCCGATGCCGGCGTTGGCGCCCAGCAGGCAGCCCGTGCCGATCGAGATCGTCTCCTTGCCGCCGCCGGAGAGGGTGCCCATGATCGAGGCGCCGCCGCCGATGTCGCTGTCCGCGCCGACCACGACGCCGGCGCTGATCCGGCCCTCGACCATCGACGGCCCCAGCGTGCCGGCGTTGAAGTTCACGAAGCCCTCGTGCATGACCGTCGTGCCCTCGGCCAGGTGCGCGCCCAGGCGGACGCGGTCGGCGTCGGCGATGCGCACCCCGGTGGGGATGACGTAGTCGACCATCCGCGGGAACTTGTCCACGGAGAAGACGGTCA encodes the following:
- a CDS encoding sensor histidine kinase, giving the protein MSTTRFEERPPAVALVAWTAAVAAVATVAVAVLPFVRFAYPAPALHVVLETTNALIALLVAYLIYGRYRESRRWQDLLLLLALCTVATANLVLTALPSAVALASGDELHRWQALLIRLVGTLVLTLAALAPAERRVRRWHAVSAAMSIAALVVVVSVAATLLADGLPPTVDPALALPDASRPRLVAHPVVLVAQAVGAVLYTVAAVAFTWRALRGGDELMRWVGAGCVLAAFSRVHYLLFPSLYSDFVYTGDLLRLGFFVFMLIGASREIRSYWAVRARAAVLEDRRRMARDLHDGLAQELTYIRAQAQRLAADQDVDIARRITAAAGRAADEARRAISALTRPVGEAFPAALERVVDELAHRHDIKIVTGLDQTTEVDPAVEEALLRIVSEAVHNGVRHGGASRIEVRLTAQPLQVSVRDDGRGFDASTRAAGGFGLTSMRERAQGVGAALDISSVPGEGTTVTVRWP
- the dapD gene encoding 2,3,4,5-tetrahydropyridine-2,6-dicarboxylate N-succinyltransferase gives rise to the protein MTDASPAPVSAVAAGLATVTPSGTVLDTWYPEPRLGAPAGATPGTTRLGALELSGELGPDYGGLVRRDEARGVEVIAVRTVIPDLAEPPVDTHDVWLRLHLLSHRLIRPHGANMTGVFGLLPNVAWTSAGPVAAAGFNAHRLRAAVGHVTVFSVDKFPRMVDYVIPTGVRIADADRVRLGAHLAEGTTVMHEGFVNFNAGTLGPSMVEGRISAGVVVGADSDIGGGASIMGTLSGGGKETISIGTGCLLGANAGIGISLGDDCVVEAGCYVTGGSRVTLPDGSVVKARELSGRDGLLFRRNSVSGALEVVVRKGTWGALNAELHAN